A genomic region of Populus nigra chromosome 11, ddPopNigr1.1, whole genome shotgun sequence contains the following coding sequences:
- the LOC133667943 gene encoding leucine-rich repeat receptor-like protein kinase PXL1, protein MQTLLLFFFCCFGLSLVFVEGVQSVQQYEELSTLLLIRSSLVDPSNQLEGWRMPRNASENQSPHCNWTGIWCNSKGFVERLDLSNMNLTGNISDHIQDLHSLSFLNFSCNGFDSSLPRELRTLTSLKTIDVSQNNFVGSFPTGLGMASGLTSVNASSNNFSGYLPEDLGNATSLESLDFRGSFFEGSIPGSFKNLQKLKFLGLSGNNLTGRIPREIGQLASLETIILGYNEFEGEIPEEIGNLTNLRYLDLAVGSLSGQIPAELGRLKQLTTVYLYKNNFTGKIPPELGDATSLVFLDLSDNQISGEIPVELAELKNLQLLNLMRNQLKGTIPTKLGELTKLEVLELWKNFLTGLLPENLGQNSPLQWLDVSSNSLSGEIPPGLCHSGNLTKLILFNNSFSGPIPMSLSTCESLVRVRVQNNLISGTIPVGLGSLPMLQRLELANNNLTGQIPDDIGLSTSLSFIDVSGNHLQSSLPYSILSIPSLQIFMASNNNLEGQIPDQFQDCPSLTLLDLSSNHLSGKIPESIASCEKLVNLNLQNNQFTGEIPKAISTMPTLAILDLSNNSLVGRIPENFGNSPALETLNLSFNKLEGPVPSTGMLTTINPNDLVGNAGLCGGILPPCSPASSASNQQQNLRVKHVIIGFIVGISIILSLGIAFFTGRLIYKRWYLYNSFFYDWFNNSNKEWPWTLIAFQRISFTSSDIIACIMESNIIGMGGTGIVYKAEAYRPHATVAVKKLWRTERDIENGDDLFREVNLLGRLRHRNIVRLLGYIHNETDVLMVYEYMPNGNLGTALHGKEAGNLLVDWVSRYNVAVGVAQGLNYLHHDCHPPVIHRDIKSNNILLDSNLEARIADFGLARMMSYKNETVSMVAGSYGYIAPEYGYTLKVGEKSDIYSFGVVLLELLTGKMPLDPAFGESVDIVEWVRRKIRNNRALEEALDHSIAGHCKDVQEEMLLVLRIAILCTAKLPKDRPSMRDVITMLGEAKPRRKSICHNGVQNPSKERPIFSNSPVIGLL, encoded by the exons ATGCAAACCCTTTTGCTGTTCTTCTTCTGTTGTTTTGGtctttctcttgtttttgttgAGGGAGTTCAGAGTGTACAACAGTATGAAGAATTGTCAACTTTGTTGTTAATCAGATCTAGCCTGGTTGATCCTTCAAATCAACTTGAGGGTTGGAGAATGCCAAGAAATGCATCTGAGAATCAGTCACCCCATTGTAACTGGACTGGAATATGGTGCAACTCCAAAGGGTTTGTGGAGAGGCTTGACCTTTCCAATATGAATCTCACTGGCAATATATCGGATCATATTCAAGATTTGCATagtctttcttttctcaactTCTCTTGTAATGGGTTTGATTCTTCATTGCCAAGAGAACTACGAACTCTTACATCATTGAAGACCATTGATGTAAGTCAGAACAACTTCGTTGGCAGCTTCCCCACTGGTCTTGGAATGGCCTCAGGCTTGACTTCAGTAAATGCATCCAGCAACAACTTCTCAGGTTATCTTCCTGAAGATCTTGGAAATGCAACATCTCTCGAAAGCTTAGATTTTCGAGGGAGCTTCTTTGAAGGCTCAATTCCTGGTTCTTTCAAGAATCTGCAGAAATTGAAGTTTCTTGGCCTTTCTGGTAATAATCTGACTGGAAGGATTCCAAGAGAGATAGGCCAACTTGCTTCTCTAGAGACCATCATTCTTGGGTACAATGAGTTCGAAGGTGAAATCCCAGAAGAGATTGGGAACCTCACCAATCTTCGGTATCTTGACCTCGCAGTTGGCAGCCTCAGTGGTCAGATTCCAGCTGAGTTGGGTAGGCTAAAGCAACTTACAACAGTTTATCTGTACAAGAACAATTTCACAGGAAAGATTCCACCAGAACTTGGTGATGCAACGTCGCTAGTGTTCCTGGATCTTTCTGACAATCAGATTTCAGGAGAGATCCCAGTGGAGTTAGCAGAACTGAAGAATTTGCAGCTCCTGAATTTGATGCGCAATCAACTGAAGGGTACAATTCCTACCAAGCTTGGTGAGCTAACCAAACTGGAGGTGCTTGAGCTATGGAAGAATTTTCTGACAGGTCTTTTGCCTGAGAATCTTGGACAGAACTCCCCCTTGCAATGGTTAGATGTGTCATCAAATTCATTGTCAGGTGAGATTCCACCAGGTTTGTGTCATTCTGGCAATCTCACTAAACTCATCCTCTTCAACAATTCCTTCTCTGGCCCAATCCCTATGAGCCTCTCAACCTGTGAGTCATTAGTCCGTGTTCGCGTCCAAAATAATCTTATTTCTGGGACAATTCCAGTTGGTCTTGGAAGTCTTCCAATGCTTCAAAGGCTGGAATTAGCTAACAACAATCTAACTGGCCAAATACCAGATGACATTGGTTTGTCTACATCACTTTCGTTCATTGATGTCTCTGGAAACCACCTTCAATCATCTCTCCCATATAGCATTTTATCCATTCCTAGCCTTCAGATATTCATGGCCTCCAACAACAACTTGGAAGGACAAATCCCAGACCAATTCCAAGATTGCCCATCACTTACACTTCTTGACCTTTCAAGCAACCATTTATCTGGAAAAATCCCAGAGAGCATTGCTTCATGTGAAAAGCTGGTGAATCTAAACTTGCAAAACAATCAATTTACTGGGGAGATCCCAAAAGCAATCTCAACAATGCCAACATTGGCCATTCTTGACCTGTCCAACAATTCTCTGGTCGGTCGGATCCCGGAGAACTTTGGGAACTCACCAGCCTTAGAAACGTTAAACTTATCATTCAATAAGCTTGAGGGTCCGGTTCCCTCCACCGGAATGTTGACGACCATAAATCCTAATGATCTTGTTGGCAATGCTGGTCTTTGTGGTGGCATACTTCCACCCTGCTCTCCTGCTTCTTCTGCATCAAACCAACAGCAGAATTTGCGCGTCAAGCACGTTATTATTGGATTCATCGTCGGAATCTCCATCATCTTATCTCTTGGAATCGCATTTTTTACTGGGAGATTGATATATAAAAGATGGTATTTGTACAACAGTTTCTTTTATGATTGGTTTAACAATAGCAACAAGGAATGGCCTTGGACATTAATAGCTTTCCAGCGAATCAGTTTCACTAGTAGTGATATTATAGCTTGCATTATGGAATCAAATATCATCGGCATGGGAGGGACTGGCATTGTGTACAAGGCTGAGGCTTACCGGCCACATGCGACTGTAGCAGTGAAGAAGCTTTGGAGAACAGAAAGAGACATTGAGAACGGTGATGATCTATTCAGAGAAGTGAATCTCTTAGGGAGGCTTCGGCATAGAAACATTGTTCGGCTTTTAGGGTATATTCATAATGAAACAGATGTGCTGATGGTTTATGAGTACATGCCTAATGGAAACCTTGGAACAGCTTTACACGGTAAAGAAGCTGGAAATTTGTTGGTGGACTGGGTCTCGCGGTACAACGTAGCAGTTGGAGTTGCACAGGGGCTGAACTACCTCCACCATGATTGTCACCCACCAGTCATCCACCGCGATATCAAGTCCAACAACATACTGCTTGATTCAAACCTCGAGGCAAGGATAGCAGATTTCGGCTTGGCCAGGATGATGAGTTATAAGAATGAGACAGTATCAATGGTGGCTGGTTCTTATGGATATATTGCACCTG AATATGGATACACTCTGAAGGTTGGTGAGAAGAGTGACATATATAGTTTTGGGGTTGTGCTTTTGGAGCTACTGACAGGAAAAATGCCATTAGACCCTGCATTTGGTGAGTCCGTTGATATTGTTGAATGGGTTCGAAGAAAGATCAGAAACAACAGAGCTTTAGAAGAAGCACTAGACCACAGCATAGCTGGACATTGCAAAGATGTGCAGGAAGAGATGCTTCTTGTTCTCCGCATTGCGATTCTCTGCACCGCAAAGCTGCCTAAGGACAGACCATCTATGAGGGATGTCATAACAATGCTTGGAGAGGCAAAGCCTCGAAGGAAAAGCATTTGTCACAATGGGGTGCAAAATCCTAGCAAAGAGAGGCCAATCTTTAGCAACTCACCTGTAATAGGCCTTCTGTAG
- the LOC133668763 gene encoding protein RISC-INTERACTING CLEARING 3'-5' EXORIBONUCLEASE 2 translates to METLRGPQLTMNDGATLVTEVVSDDDSHLCLYILLQDMIKIGDMVVGFDIEWGFKGTSASRSGSTSSRNTENHSQSDKSEHLPRRVEHHIAVLTFCTKLGCVLIRLSPNHISPSLKRFLSIKDIMFVGVHIKEDLQRLRCVDGLVVRNAVELSELAAKIYDQPRFTAYSARELAYRIASLKADSKPLNVLWSNWFDHTLCPEQIESATIDAYATYKIGKKLMESGSSSVKRLFS, encoded by the coding sequence ATGGAAACACTTCGTGGACCTCAGCTTACAATGAACGATGGTGCTACACTGGTGACAGAGGTGGTATCGGATGATGATTCGCATCTTTGCCTCTATATATTATTGCAGGACATGATTAAAATTGGTGACATGGTTGTTGGGTTTGACATCGAGTGGGGCTTCAAAGGGACTTCTGCTAGCAGATCAGGAAGCACTTCTAGCAGAAACACCGAGAATCATTCTCAGTCTGACAAGTCAGAGCACCTTCCTAGGAGAGTAGAACATCACATTGCTGTGTTGACTTTCTGCACAAAACTTGGCTGCGTCCTAATAAGGCTCTCTCCTAATCATATCTCGCCATCTCTAAAACGCTTTCTCTCGATTAAGGACATTATGTTTGTAGGAGTTCATATCAAGGAAGATCTTCAAAGGCTAAGATGTGTTGACGGTCTGGTGGTTCGGAATGCGGTGGAGTTGAGTGAACTGGCTGCTAAAATATATGACCAACCTCGATTCACTGCTTATAGTGCAAGGGAATTGGCTTACAGAATAGCTTCACTAAAAGCTGACTCAAAACCTCTCAATGTTTTATGGTCAAATTGGTTTGATCATACTCTTTGCCCTGAACAGATTGAGTCTGCAACCATTGATGCTTATGCAACGTACAAGATTGGCAAAAAGCTTATGGAAAGCGGCAGTAGCAGTGTCAAGAGGCTGTTCTCATAA
- the LOC133668762 gene encoding cell division cycle 20.2, cofactor of APC complex-like has translation MDAGSMNTSSSLKAQSRFPLQQQFLPRTNSKENLDRFIPNRSAMDMDYARFMLTEGRKGKENPTVNSPSREAYRKQLADSLNMNRTRILAFKNKPPAPVELMPQDHSHHHHQPKTAKPRRHIPQTSERTLDAPDLVDDFYLNLLDWGSSNVLAIALGSTVYLWDASDGSTSELVTVDDEDGPVTSVNWAPDGRHIAIGLNNSHIQLWDSASNRQLRTLKGGHRSRVGSMAWNNHILTTGGMDGQIINNDVRIRSHIVETYRGHTQEVCGLKWSASGQQLASGGNDNLIHIWDRSTALSNSATQWLHRLEDHTSAVKALAWCPFQGNLLASGGGGGDKSIKFWNTHTGACLNSIDTGSQVCSLLWNKNERELLSSHGFTQNQLTVWKYPSMVKMAELTGHTSRVLYMAQSPDGCTVATAAGDETLRFWNVFGVPEIAAKAAPKANPEPFSHLNRIR, from the exons ATGGATGCAGGATCTATGAACACTTCTTCAAGCTTGAAAGCACAATCTCGTTTCCCTCTTCAACAGCAGTTTCTTCCAAGAACGAACTCTAAAGAAAAC TTGGATAGATTTATACCAAACAGGTCAGCCATGGATATGGATTATGCCCGTTTCATGCTAACAGAagggagaaaaggaaaagagaaccCAACAGTGAACTCGCCGTCAAGAGAGGCTTACAGGAAGCAACTTGCTGATTCCTTGAACATGAACCGAACTCGAATTCTAGCTTTCAAGAACAAGCCTCCTGCACCTGTTGAGTTGATGCCTCAAGACCACTCTCATCACCACCACCAGCCCAAAACCGCCAAGCCTCGCCGACATATTCCTCAGACTTCTGAGAGGACATTAGATGCACCAGATCTTGTGGATGATTTCTACCTCAACTTATTGGATTGGGGCAGCAGCAATGTTTTAGCCATAGCTCTTGGAAGCACTGTTTATTTGTGGGATGCTTCAGACGGTTCTACCTCAGAATTGGTCACggttgatgatgaagatggaCCCGTTACCAGTGTCAATTGGGCTCCTGATGGACGCCATATTGCCATAGGCTTGAACAATTCTCATATACAGTTATGGGATTCTGCTTCCAATAGACAG CTAAGAACATTGAAAGGAGGCCACAGATCGCGAGTTGGGTCAATGGCATGGAACAATCACATCCTGACAACAGGGGGGATGGATGGTCAAATCATTAATAATGACGTGAGAATTAGATCACACATTGTTGAGACTTACAGAGGGCATACACAGGAGGTTTGTGGGCTTAAATGGTCCGCTTCAGGTCAACAATTAGCGAGTGGAGGCAATGATAATCTAATTCATATATGGGATAGATCTACAGCATTATCAAACTCAGCAACACAGTGGCTTCACAGGCTTGAGGACCATACTTCAGCAGTGAAAGCCCTGGCATGGTGTCCTTTCCAAGGGAATTTGCTAGCCTctggaggaggtggaggagaTAAGAGTATTAAGTTTTGGAATACACATACAGGTGCCTGCTTGAACTCGATTGATACCGGATCTCAGGTGTGTTCTCTTTTGTGGAACAAGAATGAAAGGGAACTACTTAGCTCTCATGGGTTTACTCAGAATCAACTCACTGTTTGGAAATATCCATCAATGGTGAAAATGGCAGAGCTCACTGGCCATACTTCTAGAGTCCTTTACATGGCTCAG AGTCCGGATGGTTGCACAGTTGCAACAGCAGCAGGGGATGAAACACTCAGATTCTGGAATGTTTTTGGAGTTCCTGAAATTGCTGCTAAGGCCGCTCCTAAAGCAAATCCAGAGCCATTTTCTCACTTGAATCGCATTCGCTGA